In the Plectropomus leopardus isolate mb chromosome 5, YSFRI_Pleo_2.0, whole genome shotgun sequence genome, one interval contains:
- the LOC121943367 gene encoding diablo homolog, mitochondrial-like isoform X1, whose translation MQAVGQCSVCASRAAAGLLRNQTDFLLLRTNKSVLRRGAACVRFLSSSDSVLFNSKKPGFHKRGERTDIVHMSIASLSVGHGLYANPFTQQFENLSHDSLIRRAASVVTDSSSTFLSQTSLALINALTDYSKAVHTRIAVQRRYLASLGKLTPAEVDSFLEVINGQRAEVSDRLNECKRFESNWINAVNLCKMAAEAAHTSGAEQASIAVKTNIQVAEAQVKEARTLSVDADKKLAETKVEEIQRMAEYAAFLEDSEEHEVHEAYLRED comes from the exons ATGCAAGCCGTTGgtcagtgttcagtgtgtgCCAGCCGTGCTGCTGCAGGACTTCTGAGAAATCAGACAGACTTTTTACTGCTCCGGACCAACAAGAGTGTCCTCAGAAGGGGAGCAGCCTGTGTCCGTTTCCTAAG CAGTTCTGACAGTGTCCTATTCAACAGCAAGAAACCTGGATTCCACAAAAGGGGGGAACGGACAGATATTGTGCACATGAGCATAGCAAGTTTAAGTGTTGGCCATGGGCTTTATGCTAACCCTTTTACACAG CAATTCGAAAACCTCTCTCATGACTCCCTGATCAGAAGAGCAGCATCAGTGGTTACGGACAGTTCAAGTACTTTTCTTTCCCAGACCTCCTTGGCTCTCATAAATGCCCTTACAGACTACTCAAAG GCTGTGCACACACGCATTGCCGTCCAAAGACGATATTTAGCCTCACTGGGAAAACTGACCCCAGCAGAGGTGGATTCTTTCCTGGAGGTGATCAATGGCCAGCGTGCAGAg GTTAGTGACAGACTAAACGAATGCAAACGTTTTGAGTCAAACTGGATCAATGCTGTCAACTTGTGTAAAATGGCAGCTGAGGCAGCACACACTTCAG GAGCCGAACAGGCATCAATTGCAGTAAAGACAAACATTCAGGTGGCTGAGGCGCAGGTGAAGGAGGCTCGGACACTGTCAGTAGATGCAGATAAGAAACTGGCAGAGACAAAAGTAGAAGAGATCCAAAGGATGGCGGAGTATGCTGCCTTTCTAGAGGATAGTGAGGAGCATGAGGTGCATGAGGCCTATCTACGAGAGGACTAA
- the LOC121943367 gene encoding diablo homolog, mitochondrial-like isoform X2, whose translation MQAVGQCSVCASRAAAGLLRNQTDFLLLRTNKSVLRRGAACVRFLSSDSVLFNSKKPGFHKRGERTDIVHMSIASLSVGHGLYANPFTQQFENLSHDSLIRRAASVVTDSSSTFLSQTSLALINALTDYSKAVHTRIAVQRRYLASLGKLTPAEVDSFLEVINGQRAEVSDRLNECKRFESNWINAVNLCKMAAEAAHTSGAEQASIAVKTNIQVAEAQVKEARTLSVDADKKLAETKVEEIQRMAEYAAFLEDSEEHEVHEAYLRED comes from the exons ATGCAAGCCGTTGgtcagtgttcagtgtgtgCCAGCCGTGCTGCTGCAGGACTTCTGAGAAATCAGACAGACTTTTTACTGCTCCGGACCAACAAGAGTGTCCTCAGAAGGGGAGCAGCCTGTGTCCGTTTCCTAAG TTCTGACAGTGTCCTATTCAACAGCAAGAAACCTGGATTCCACAAAAGGGGGGAACGGACAGATATTGTGCACATGAGCATAGCAAGTTTAAGTGTTGGCCATGGGCTTTATGCTAACCCTTTTACACAG CAATTCGAAAACCTCTCTCATGACTCCCTGATCAGAAGAGCAGCATCAGTGGTTACGGACAGTTCAAGTACTTTTCTTTCCCAGACCTCCTTGGCTCTCATAAATGCCCTTACAGACTACTCAAAG GCTGTGCACACACGCATTGCCGTCCAAAGACGATATTTAGCCTCACTGGGAAAACTGACCCCAGCAGAGGTGGATTCTTTCCTGGAGGTGATCAATGGCCAGCGTGCAGAg GTTAGTGACAGACTAAACGAATGCAAACGTTTTGAGTCAAACTGGATCAATGCTGTCAACTTGTGTAAAATGGCAGCTGAGGCAGCACACACTTCAG GAGCCGAACAGGCATCAATTGCAGTAAAGACAAACATTCAGGTGGCTGAGGCGCAGGTGAAGGAGGCTCGGACACTGTCAGTAGATGCAGATAAGAAACTGGCAGAGACAAAAGTAGAAGAGATCCAAAGGATGGCGGAGTATGCTGCCTTTCTAGAGGATAGTGAGGAGCATGAGGTGCATGAGGCCTATCTACGAGAGGACTAA